A stretch of the Rhipicephalus microplus isolate Deutch F79 unplaced genomic scaffold, USDA_Rmic scaffold_18, whole genome shotgun sequence genome encodes the following:
- the LOC119159827 gene encoding uncharacterized protein LOC119159827 gives MQMVLYVIAHLLLPALAHAVAPAEHGFSCPGNDEGSACPLPIVKCLARPEEGLWAAELNQAWTVASSSTSTSPTPIKEQGPSTERCGLGVCATARITNQFAPAMQVGEPYVVFSKRSGNYFLVQLPSPHCCMVIIAECVHVIRALLILAGDVETNPGPSNISENLLAELRKLSTGQTQLIAEVQGLKSQLGNTDKTIGELNKRLSDLESHYQSLVPLRKEIEVLRVNTEQTSCRIFALEARIDDAENRSRRNNLIFYGIPDPSASETFSESERLVMNLCRDNLQVHLEPRDIERAHRLGRHSPERSRPIIVKIALHKTKTAILSNGRKLKGTSYGIGEDFSRSVQNARKQLIAFARSNNKPFSMHFKTLHMNQKRYIFDAESNTVKELS, from the coding sequence atgcagatggtcctttacgtcatcgctcatctgctgctacctgcgcttgcgcatgcggtagcgccggcggaacatggcttcagctgtcctggaaacgacgaaggcagcgcatgccctctgcctatcgtcaaatgcctggctcgaccagaagagggactctgggcagctgagctcaaccaagcctggacggttgcatcatcatcgacatccacgagcccgacacctataaaagaacaaggaccttcaacggagcgctgtgggcttggtgtctgtgccactgcacggatcactaatcaattcgctcccgctatgcagGTTGGTGAGCCCTACGTTGTCTTTTCGAAAAGATCTGGTAATTACTTTCTGGTACAGCTGCCAAGCCCGCATTGCTGTATGGTTATTATTGCCGAGTGTGTCCATGTAATTCGTGCACTACTAATTCTAGCTGGAGAtgttgaaactaaccctggccctTCAAATATCTCTGAGAACCTTCTTGCTGAATTGCGTAAGCTGTCTACAGGTCAAACACAACTAATTGCAGAAGTACAGGGCTTGAAGTCTCAGCTCGGTAACACCGATAAAACAATTGGCGAACTGAACAAAAGATTATCAGACCTTGAAAGTCATTATCAGTCTCTGGTACCACTTCGAAAAGAAATAGAAGTCCTGCGCGTTAACACGGAGCAGACCTCCTGCAGAATCTTTGCACTAGAAGCCCGTATTGATGACGCTGAAAATCGCTCAAGGCGAAACAACCTAATATTTTACGGTATCCCGGACCCTTCCGCATCTGAAACATTTTCTGAATCGGAGCGGCTGGTAATGAATCTTTGCCGGGACAACCTACAGGTTCACTTAGAACCAAGAGATATCGAACGCGCGCATCGTCTCGGTCGACATTCACCTGAACGCTCCCGGCCCATAATCGTGAAGATTGCTCTGCACAAGACAAAAACTGCAATATTATCGAATGGTCGCAAGCTTAAGGGGACAAGTTACGGCATAGGTGAAGACTTCTCACGCTCAGTCCAAAATGCTAGAAAACAACTAATTGCTTTTGCGAGAAGTAACAACAAGCCATTTTCAATGcacttcaaaacactgcacatgaaTCAGAAGCGCTACATTTTCGACGCCGAATCAAACACCGTCAAAGAACTATCGTAG
- the LOC142785078 gene encoding dynein light chain roadblock-type 1-like gives MTSRATSNESPMDEVEEVFRVLRGQERVVGVIATTSDGAPIKSTLEDKGKTGRYAQLAAGLCDQARSSMSDAGPGEEPTFLKMKTRHHEVVISPSKRYTLIVLTEVPQPSPEVGQ, from the exons ATGACCTCGCGAGCGACCAGCAACG AATCCCCCATGGACGAGGTCGAGGAAGTGTTTCGAGTACTGCGCGGCCAGGAGCGCGTGGTGGGCGTCATAGCGACCACGTCGGACGGGGCGCCGATCAAGTCGACGCTCGAGGACAAAGGCAAGACCGGCCGGTACGCACAGCTGGCGGCGGGCCTGTGCGACCAGGCCAGGAGCTCCATGAGCGACGCGGGCCCCGGCGAGGAGCCGACGTTCCTGAAGATGAAGACCCGTCACCACGAGGTCGTCATCTCGCCCAGCAAGAGGTACACGCTCATCGTCCTCACCGAGGTGCCGCAGCCGTCGCCCGAGGTCGGACAGTGA